A single genomic interval of Rubripirellula reticaptiva harbors:
- a CDS encoding O-antigen ligase family protein: protein MSTLHSSPVLINPASEPTTSIEPRKVRWLDTFAKLSLWSLSIMVYTMPSTTYTQSWQPLDLAKLVVLAVACGGGVAAIASVWSSRTLKRVLNPLAPFYLFLGWTLTSVLWSPLKSVTIAQSGGLVAMLLFASIVAFLSVNGDRAKQLLQHLNWMFLVSSAVVLIAYLINPEMSGLDRGRIHSGGDGLIHPTAAGATASLGLLLPVLCHWVGGFMWARKLIAPSLIIHGAVLVLSNSRTALAMGVVTIGAILFWYSSNRQRAIAIFTGAVLAFALLLFDPGFELVSSTADAGTQFVSRGQSSEQIKAGSGRGELWEAVWAEYKKSMLIGHGYFVTSETGKLHVWNETHNYTAHNLALQILASTGAIGFLMFAFALIQAFGVSMSLRHGNLFQRQIAVMVITITVWFAGWSQLGDSFLGPIRPESILFFTMLGIAIGQSTLLVRPNETAFEPPQNISR from the coding sequence ATGTCGACCCTTCACTCATCGCCGGTTTTGATAAACCCTGCAAGCGAACCGACGACAAGCATCGAGCCTCGGAAGGTTCGCTGGCTTGATACGTTCGCAAAGCTTTCGCTGTGGTCGCTTTCGATCATGGTCTACACGATGCCATCGACGACTTATACCCAGTCATGGCAACCACTCGACCTAGCAAAGCTGGTCGTGCTAGCGGTTGCCTGCGGCGGCGGTGTCGCAGCGATCGCCAGCGTGTGGTCCAGCCGAACATTGAAACGAGTCCTTAACCCACTTGCTCCTTTCTATCTGTTTTTGGGATGGACGCTGACGAGTGTTCTGTGGTCGCCCTTGAAATCAGTGACCATTGCCCAATCAGGCGGCTTGGTGGCAATGCTGTTGTTCGCCTCGATCGTCGCGTTCCTTAGCGTCAACGGGGATCGTGCAAAGCAGTTGCTGCAACATCTCAATTGGATGTTCTTGGTTTCCAGTGCAGTGGTTTTGATCGCGTACCTGATCAATCCCGAGATGTCTGGACTCGATCGCGGGCGAATTCATAGCGGCGGCGATGGACTGATTCACCCGACCGCCGCCGGTGCTACCGCGTCGCTAGGTCTGTTGCTGCCCGTCCTTTGCCACTGGGTTGGCGGTTTCATGTGGGCCAGAAAACTGATCGCCCCCAGCTTGATCATCCACGGCGCGGTTCTTGTACTGTCGAATAGTCGTACGGCATTGGCGATGGGAGTGGTCACGATCGGTGCGATCCTGTTCTGGTACAGCAGCAATCGACAACGGGCGATCGCGATTTTCACTGGCGCAGTGCTGGCGTTTGCTCTGTTACTTTTTGATCCTGGTTTTGAACTTGTATCATCGACGGCCGATGCGGGCACTCAATTTGTTTCACGCGGTCAGTCGAGCGAACAAATCAAAGCGGGATCCGGGCGCGGCGAATTGTGGGAAGCAGTGTGGGCCGAATACAAAAAATCGATGCTTATCGGTCACGGCTATTTTGTGACAAGCGAAACGGGAAAGCTGCACGTTTGGAATGAAACGCACAATTATACCGCCCATAACTTGGCGTTACAGATCCTGGCGTCGACCGGCGCGATCGGCTTCTTGATGTTTGCGTTTGCACTGATTCAAGCGTTCGGCGTTTCGATGTCGCTCAGACATGGCAATCTGTTCCAGCGGCAAATCGCGGTGATGGTAATCACGATCACGGTCTGGTTCGCCGGTTGGTCGCAACTCGGCGACTCGTTCTTGGGTCCAATCCGCCCTGAATCGATCCTATTCTTCACGATGCTAGGGATCGCGATTGGACAGTCCACGTTGCTGGTTCGGCCGAACGAAACCGCCTTCGAACCGCCCCAAAACATCAGCCGCTAA
- a CDS encoding HEAT repeat domain-containing protein yields the protein MSIPSSDRCLLVPHATRFLHGRRWLLSLRFAAVFGVSMVAAGPWTPNSGAQESDTVNDAADLIGRQLLEQSGRGNAGFADSVASLARTGRWAGVDQLLVTLADKKLSAADAAAMAARIGSDVFFRIKQSDQVSDAAKANLDKIGEALSAQMASPDRIIKAIELLDRPSADQRLPAVRTILAGGNVAIAQLVAAAVADRSASSHEQILSVLNRFGTGGPDALRQLALYGSPIVRQRSIEALATIDATAFVSDFVTSLHAQDSSESERSAAALALTPIAPSMPSLRDSIELLSDDLDDKVELASSIDNDDQTRTIWMVNADRNGVTDQTTQAMLAAYRDAADAALRLRRLGVDSIDIDAATLAASLAYRVVIDPDWGDPKQIQQVRTLWAPAIRENTLMRAIEFTTSSNLAGSSAGTLTSTTNTPALIGLIRLFADTTSSIDADAALRSHGSKPTRLVELAWSPVPRVRYEAAELVSTIANSSAYPGSSRVKQTLAEMARLSDQPKAIVVETRSAVSNRFEQLIAEMGWDSAVVGSVSALEREVSQGGDVRMILSKIQLSDLAPVEMVDVVRRSSRGGEIPILFYDDDGVAGDADGIGVSLDQSRWTAPIMLVDPPVSTSGFDAMISQVESRRRLPAMSVLDRQRYRRSAKELMASGDSHR from the coding sequence ATGTCGATCCCCTCCTCCGACCGCTGCTTATTGGTACCTCACGCCACCCGTTTCCTTCACGGTCGTCGTTGGCTTTTGTCGCTGCGTTTTGCCGCGGTTTTCGGGGTTTCTATGGTCGCAGCGGGGCCGTGGACGCCGAATAGCGGGGCTCAAGAGAGTGACACGGTCAACGATGCTGCCGATTTAATCGGTCGTCAGCTATTGGAACAATCCGGTCGCGGTAACGCTGGATTCGCGGATTCGGTTGCCAGTTTGGCCAGAACGGGACGATGGGCTGGGGTCGATCAATTGCTTGTGACGTTGGCAGACAAGAAATTATCAGCGGCCGACGCGGCGGCAATGGCTGCCAGAATTGGTTCGGATGTTTTCTTCCGCATCAAGCAAAGCGACCAAGTCAGTGACGCAGCGAAGGCGAACTTGGACAAGATTGGCGAAGCCCTTTCGGCTCAAATGGCATCACCCGATCGGATCATCAAGGCGATTGAATTGCTCGACCGTCCGTCGGCGGATCAGCGTCTGCCAGCGGTCCGCACGATCCTGGCGGGTGGTAACGTGGCGATTGCTCAATTGGTTGCGGCTGCGGTTGCCGATCGATCGGCCAGTTCGCATGAACAGATTTTGAGTGTTTTGAATCGCTTTGGGACAGGCGGTCCCGATGCGCTTCGTCAATTAGCACTCTATGGATCGCCGATCGTTCGGCAGCGTTCGATCGAGGCTTTGGCAACGATCGACGCGACTGCTTTTGTTTCCGACTTTGTGACCTCGCTGCATGCACAAGACTCTAGCGAGTCCGAGCGATCGGCTGCGGCGCTCGCGTTGACACCAATAGCACCGTCGATGCCAAGTCTGCGTGACTCCATTGAACTGTTGTCGGACGACCTTGATGACAAAGTCGAGTTGGCTTCGTCGATTGATAACGATGACCAAACGCGAACCATTTGGATGGTGAATGCCGACCGAAATGGCGTAACCGATCAGACGACTCAAGCGATGTTGGCCGCTTACCGCGACGCGGCCGATGCAGCCCTTCGCTTGCGCCGCCTAGGTGTGGATTCAATCGACATCGATGCGGCGACGTTGGCCGCAAGTCTTGCGTACCGAGTAGTGATCGATCCGGATTGGGGTGATCCGAAACAGATTCAACAGGTGCGTACTTTATGGGCGCCGGCGATTCGAGAAAACACGTTGATGCGAGCAATCGAGTTCACGACGTCGTCAAATTTGGCTGGCTCATCGGCGGGCACGTTAACGTCGACGACCAACACGCCGGCACTGATCGGATTGATTCGACTGTTTGCCGATACGACCAGTTCGATCGACGCGGATGCGGCCTTGCGTTCACACGGCAGCAAACCGACTCGTTTGGTCGAGCTTGCGTGGTCACCGGTTCCGCGCGTGCGTTACGAAGCAGCTGAACTCGTTTCGACCATCGCAAACAGCAGCGCTTATCCAGGCAGCAGTCGTGTCAAACAGACGCTGGCCGAGATGGCTCGCTTGAGCGATCAGCCCAAGGCGATTGTGGTGGAAACTCGTTCCGCGGTTTCAAACCGTTTCGAACAACTGATTGCCGAAATGGGGTGGGATTCAGCCGTGGTGGGAAGCGTGTCTGCTCTTGAACGCGAAGTCAGTCAAGGCGGCGACGTGAGGATGATCTTGTCGAAAATTCAATTGTCCGACTTGGCACCGGTCGAGATGGTTGACGTTGTGCGTCGATCTTCGCGCGGCGGCGAAATTCCAATTCTGTTTTATGATGATGACGGCGTCGCCGGGGATGCCGACGGGATTGGGGTCTCGTTGGATCAATCTCGCTGGACGGCACCGATCATGTTGGTGGATCCGCCGGTTTCGACCAGTGGATTTGACGCCATGATCAGTCAGGTTGAGAGTCGTCGGCGGTTGCCGGCGATGTCGGTGCTGGATCGGCAGCGGTATCGTCGCAGCGCCAAGGAACTTATGGCTAGTGGCGATTCCCACCGCTGA
- a CDS encoding GumC family protein, with translation MPNSLEQWTYAIKRHWLLAFLIFVSVMSVTVMVILFAPRAYHSEAKLLLRIGRESVSLDPTANSVGETISLQQTRENEIQSAIGVMHSREILERVIDQIGVDVVIKGTKQAEDDGSGEAGESIIPKWLAENIAKAKGKVSSIDPVTPREVALTSLAKGIGIYAASESSVVSIGYKTKSPDVAQAVVAAWVDSYLEQHSKVNRTPGTFAFFTEQGVALRDQLSQARADLYQIKNKSNLVTIDGQQKLIEAQLSKVRDSLIETDSEIASLGSRLKSYDKMLTGFDETITEEVTGIADEGRAMMRNQLFDLEVQQKDLLSKYNAGHPKLVAIERQLEEAAKIVNEQDNERVEVTRSVNPAYQQLVEYRMLDEATLSGATEKQKSLLLKKTAIEAELAELNRNEQSIATASNEVTLLEDRYARHSEKLEQARLDEVLADQQFTSVNVVQSASLEERPVTPNKGLCAVAGFLAACAAAISLPVLLEIRGSRQREIAATRANHRDWKFEQRGEASEKESSIGSPHYETDISKSSHSMSAKPVGISEVATANKN, from the coding sequence ATGCCGAACTCTCTCGAACAATGGACCTACGCAATCAAGCGACATTGGCTCCTGGCTTTTCTTATTTTTGTTTCCGTGATGTCTGTCACGGTCATGGTGATTCTGTTTGCACCTCGCGCTTACCATTCCGAAGCCAAGTTGCTGCTAAGGATCGGCCGTGAAAGCGTCAGCTTGGACCCGACGGCAAACTCCGTAGGCGAAACGATAAGCTTGCAACAAACGCGTGAGAACGAAATCCAGTCTGCGATCGGCGTCATGCATAGTCGCGAGATCCTTGAACGCGTCATCGACCAAATCGGCGTGGACGTGGTCATCAAAGGTACGAAACAAGCCGAAGACGACGGTTCAGGTGAAGCAGGCGAGTCGATCATTCCGAAATGGCTGGCCGAGAACATCGCCAAAGCAAAAGGCAAAGTTTCATCGATCGACCCGGTGACGCCTCGCGAAGTTGCGTTGACATCATTGGCCAAAGGCATCGGGATCTATGCCGCCAGTGAATCAAGCGTCGTGTCGATTGGCTACAAAACGAAGTCGCCCGACGTCGCTCAAGCCGTTGTCGCCGCTTGGGTCGACAGCTACCTCGAACAACACTCTAAGGTCAATCGCACCCCCGGCACGTTCGCATTTTTTACTGAACAGGGCGTCGCCCTTCGCGATCAGCTAAGCCAAGCACGAGCCGATTTGTATCAGATCAAGAACAAATCGAATTTGGTCACGATCGACGGACAGCAAAAACTGATCGAAGCTCAACTGTCCAAGGTGCGAGACAGCTTGATTGAAACCGATTCCGAGATCGCTTCGCTGGGTTCGCGTTTAAAGTCCTACGACAAGATGCTAACCGGGTTTGATGAAACCATCACTGAAGAGGTCACTGGCATCGCCGACGAAGGCCGCGCAATGATGCGAAATCAATTGTTCGACTTAGAAGTCCAACAGAAAGACCTGCTTAGCAAGTACAACGCCGGACACCCCAAACTTGTCGCAATCGAACGTCAACTTGAAGAAGCCGCAAAAATCGTCAACGAACAAGACAACGAGCGAGTCGAAGTCACCCGCTCGGTCAATCCGGCCTATCAACAATTGGTCGAGTACCGAATGCTTGATGAAGCGACGCTATCCGGCGCCACCGAAAAACAGAAATCGCTGCTCCTGAAAAAAACAGCCATCGAAGCCGAACTCGCTGAACTTAACCGGAACGAACAAAGCATCGCGACTGCTTCAAACGAAGTAACCCTGCTGGAAGACCGGTACGCTCGTCACAGCGAAAAGCTAGAACAAGCTCGACTCGACGAAGTCCTTGCTGATCAACAATTCACCAGTGTCAACGTCGTCCAGTCGGCGTCACTGGAAGAACGCCCTGTCACTCCCAACAAAGGACTATGTGCGGTCGCCGGATTCTTGGCCGCATGTGCCGCAGCGATAAGCTTGCCTGTACTGCTAGAGATCCGTGGATCAAGGCAACGCGAAATAGCAGCCACTCGAGCCAACCACCGCGACTGGAAATTCGAGCAACGAGGTGAGGCGAGCGAAAAGGAATCATCCATCGGTTCGCCGCACTATGAAACCGACATTTCCAAGTCGAGCCACAGCATGTCGGCGAAGCCCGTTGGGATAAGTGAAGTCGCGACGGCTAACAAAAACTGA
- a CDS encoding sigma-54 interaction domain-containing protein → MQDVYRVTRRVAASNASVLILGETGVGKELVASAIHRLSRRSGGPFVRVNCGALSESLLESELFGHVRGAFTGAVANRTGRFEAGHGGTVFLDEINSTSLTLQVKLLRVLQEKEFERVGDTNTLRTDARIVAASNRDLMKEVRAERFREDLYWRLNVVPIEIPPLRRRRDDIPALVSFFLEHYNEVNDRYVVHMGPGVIEAMQDYHWPGNVRELQNYIERAVVMAETDELTVDVLPACVTGKEEPSDDVPPAGDFESMAKGLVMQGISEAGSMAENVHSTIVEQIEREVIAQVLIACGGVQTKAASRLGINRNTLHKKIKDYGLGGDE, encoded by the coding sequence ATGCAGGATGTGTATCGAGTCACTCGGCGTGTCGCGGCTAGCAATGCGTCGGTACTGATCTTGGGTGAAACCGGGGTCGGGAAAGAGCTGGTTGCCAGCGCCATTCACCGCTTATCCCGCCGCAGCGGCGGCCCCTTTGTGCGAGTCAACTGTGGTGCGCTGAGTGAGAGTTTGCTCGAAAGCGAACTGTTTGGCCATGTTCGCGGCGCCTTCACCGGAGCCGTTGCCAATCGGACGGGACGATTCGAAGCCGGTCACGGAGGCACGGTGTTCTTGGATGAAATCAACAGCACCTCGCTGACCCTGCAAGTGAAACTGTTGCGAGTGCTGCAGGAAAAGGAATTCGAGCGAGTTGGCGATACCAATACACTTCGCACCGATGCGCGGATCGTTGCGGCCAGCAACCGGGACCTGATGAAAGAGGTGCGGGCCGAACGATTTCGTGAAGACTTGTATTGGCGTTTGAATGTCGTGCCGATCGAGATTCCGCCACTGCGCCGCCGCCGCGATGATATCCCGGCATTGGTCTCGTTTTTTCTAGAGCATTATAACGAAGTCAACGATCGTTATGTCGTGCACATGGGGCCTGGGGTGATCGAAGCGATGCAAGATTATCATTGGCCAGGGAACGTTCGTGAGTTGCAAAACTACATCGAGCGAGCGGTCGTGATGGCTGAAACCGACGAGTTGACGGTTGACGTGTTACCGGCTTGCGTGACTGGCAAGGAAGAGCCGTCGGACGATGTTCCGCCCGCTGGCGACTTTGAATCGATGGCAAAAGGCTTGGTGATGCAGGGAATCAGCGAGGCCGGATCGATGGCCGAGAACGTTCACTCCACGATCGTCGAGCAAATCGAACGCGAGGTCATCGCACAGGTCTTGATCGCCTGTGGCGGCGTCCAGACGAAGGCCGCGTCACGTCTAGGAATCAACCGCAACACGCTGCACAAAAAGATCAAAGACTATGGTCTTGGCGGTGACGAATAG
- a CDS encoding serine/threonine-protein kinase encodes MTTAIDAAPTPPTFEEAAIRSGLVSVSKFARAVEIAGTREPEAVAEALVRSGIVTQYQANQLRDGRTKLTLGPYLITDFIGQGGMGRVFKAVHQVMGRECAVKVLPREKSTHESRDSFRREIRVQAGLDSPYVVRAFDAGQDGKVHYLVTEYVPGTDLRRLVRSQGPLSMGEAALIISQVAMGLQYAHDLGLIHRDIKPGNILVTPDGHAKLSDIGLAAWSMGLQDDPRAGKIVGTADYLSPEQIRDPMSVGPLSDIYALGCTLYYTVTGKVPFPGGDSRSKCRRHCEETPWHPRNLTPDLSEDFVDTIADMMEKDPARRIPSAAEVAERLEPWASAASAINHGSLASSDDHRQWTPPPPPHEPSQIRELPETPQLSGSAVSIGELDSAVHSQTSGGSLPLGFELESTPVRRRSHIMPIAISLAIAIPISLLAGAIIGFLLHDRI; translated from the coding sequence GTGACGACCGCTATCGACGCCGCGCCCACACCACCGACTTTCGAAGAAGCCGCCATTCGCAGCGGATTGGTCAGCGTTTCGAAGTTCGCTCGCGCCGTCGAAATTGCCGGCACTCGCGAACCCGAGGCTGTCGCCGAAGCCCTGGTCCGCAGCGGCATCGTGACTCAGTATCAGGCCAACCAACTTCGCGATGGACGCACCAAACTGACCCTTGGGCCGTACTTGATCACCGACTTTATCGGCCAGGGCGGCATGGGACGAGTGTTCAAAGCGGTCCATCAAGTGATGGGCCGAGAGTGCGCCGTGAAGGTGCTGCCCCGTGAAAAATCAACTCACGAATCGCGAGACAGTTTCCGCCGAGAAATTCGCGTTCAAGCCGGACTCGACAGCCCCTATGTGGTCCGGGCCTTCGACGCCGGCCAAGATGGCAAAGTCCATTACCTGGTGACCGAGTACGTGCCGGGCACGGATTTGCGACGGTTGGTCCGCAGCCAGGGTCCGCTATCGATGGGCGAAGCGGCGCTGATCATTTCGCAGGTGGCGATGGGACTGCAATATGCCCATGACCTGGGGCTGATTCACCGCGACATCAAGCCGGGCAACATCTTGGTCACGCCCGACGGTCACGCCAAATTGTCGGACATCGGTTTGGCGGCTTGGAGCATGGGACTGCAGGACGATCCGCGAGCCGGAAAGATTGTCGGCACCGCCGATTACTTGTCACCCGAGCAGATTCGCGACCCAATGTCGGTCGGCCCGCTTTCGGATATCTACGCTCTCGGCTGCACGCTGTACTACACGGTCACAGGCAAGGTCCCATTTCCGGGCGGCGACTCGCGATCAAAATGCCGCCGTCACTGTGAAGAGACTCCTTGGCACCCTCGAAACTTGACGCCGGATCTATCAGAAGACTTTGTCGACACGATCGCCGACATGATGGAAAAAGATCCAGCCCGCCGCATTCCATCGGCTGCTGAAGTAGCCGAACGATTGGAACCGTGGGCTAGCGCCGCATCAGCGATCAACCACGGTTCTCTGGCATCAAGCGACGACCATCGACAGTGGACGCCACCACCACCGCCTCACGAACCATCTCAAATCCGCGAACTTCCCGAGACACCACAACTGTCCGGCAGCGCGGTGTCGATCGGGGAATTGGACTCCGCGGTTCATTCGCAAACGTCCGGAGGATCCTTGCCGCTAGGGTTCGAATTGGAATCGACGCCAGTTCGGCGACGGAGCCACATCATGCCGATCGCGATTTCACTTGCGATCGCGATTCCCATCAGCCTGCTGGCTGGCGCGATCATCGGCTTTTTGTTGCATGACCGAATTTAA